Below is a window of Arabidopsis thaliana chromosome 2, partial sequence DNA.
TGATCTCTCTAGCTAATTGTTATGCGTTTGACATTCTAAGGGTCCGTTAAAGATTCAGTAGTGGGTGAAGAGCGGATTGCACAATACTTTCTAGCTATTCTAAACATTCGAGGGACTCCTCTTCATTGGAAGTACTTAGTTGAGGGAATAAACGAAGGGCCTCATGCAGACTGCATCGATAAGCCAAGCTATAACTTAAAGGATCTTCGACACCAGAGAACCAAACAACCAGATTCATCTGCTCTGCACTATGTCGGGGTTAGCATAATAACCTTATATCTCTACCTTGCTTTCCTTCTGAAATTGTCCTGACCAATGAAAGGTTCCCTGTCATCTACAGGATATGATTTCAGAAGTGCAACGATCACTGTATATAACACTCTCAGAATTTGATGGGGACACGGAGGATGAGAATGATTTAGAATGTTTGATAGAGCAACAGTTTGAAGTTCTACAAAAGGCATTGAAGATTCCTCACAAAGCATCCGAAGCAAGGTTAATGGTCTCCAAGAaatttcttactttgtttAGGACAGGTAGACTTGGTCCCTTTATCCTTGACGATGTCcctgaaactgaaactgacCACCCCAATTCAAAACGGGTAgttgttttgtaaaatcttaAAGCAAATTGTACCACATTATGCGTGCAGCTTAAGATGATGATTCTATTTGTTTACATTTGAGATTCAATGGCGTTGCTCCAGTAACTCCAAAGTATTTGAATGAACAAAATTGAATCATGATAAGATTTGGCATCTGCCAGAAACAATATCTATCTGGTGTCCTCATTTATTGGCCTCAATGAATTCTCGGtactctttcttcatcttcacaCCCGATATAGTCCTACACAGACTCGGAATCTTTAGCCAAACCTGAACACAATAATCTATGCAATTTTAAAACTGAGAGAACGTTTCCTAACCTGAGCATTTCCTTGTTCTTGAAGAACTGCACACATGGGGTTCCCATAATTCCAGCTGCTTCAGCAATTTCTTGATCTTCCTCGATGTCAATCTCAACAAAATGCACATCATGGTTATACTCATCGACCAcctgaaacaaaatgaagGAGAAGTGAACAAATGGTCAAGTAAATCAGTCCAAAAAGATCTCTTCCGATGAGTTTCATTTCGACTAATAAAGGAATACCTTGTTCAAAATAGGCTTCAGAGTCCTACAGGGGCCACATGTTGGTGAAGTGTATAGTACCAATATAACTCTTGGACTCTCATGGTATAGTTTTCTAAGAGCATACTGAAAGCAGGGGAAAAAACATAAGGAGAAAGATGTGAGGCAGAGAAAATGCTTGTAGGTAACAAGTTAAGGTTCATATGTTAACAAACCTGTCCCTTGTGCTTTGTAAGAGTGATGTCAAACTTTTCTTGGACATCCCGTTGTGTGAATTCTTTCTTGGCCTCTTCAGTTTGAGGCTGTAACGTGAACATGAAAGAGAGTAAGCCTTGTGACGTGTGCTTAAGAGATAAGATATTTCTGAATATTTCCTACCTGGTGAAATTCAACAAGAAGATTGTTACTTGTGAGGTATCTCTCGGCTGACAAAGCAGCTATGCATCCTGATCCAGCAGCAGTTACAGCTTGTCTCCATTCGTGGTCCTAGAGTGACAAATAGGAGAATATAGCAAACACAATTATCGAACCAATATGACTTAAAAGAGTTAATACCAACACCGAAAAATTGCTAAAAGTTCCGAAGAATACCTGCACATCTCCTGCAGCAAATACACCTTCAACTGATGTATTTGATGTTCCTTCCCGAACCAAGACGTACCCGGAGCTGTCGAGTTCGACTTGGCCTTCCAATAACTGACTGTTTGGCGAATGCCCTATTCCATAAAACAATCCTTTTGCCTCCAGCTCAGTTTCTTCACCCGTATCAAGTCTTCTGAGTAGAATGCCAGACATCTGTCCCTTGGTGTTGCTCAATACGTCCACGGTTTCCGTGTTGTAATGCACTGTGATGTTTGGATTGTTGATCACTCTGAAACATTCGCCATAACCAACCTGTTAAAAAAACACTCAGGGTGTTGAAAAGACTCAACTTACGTTGTGCTCATTAGTCTATAATTCCGATAgccagcaaaaaaaaaaagcactcTACTGGTTGGTTATAAATTTACATGCAACGGAAATCATAACCAAAGGCTTTCCCAGATATATCCAATGGATTTGCGAGGGAACAGGGGATAGCAGTCAATACATGCAACAAAGAACGCTCAACATAGCTATGACAAAACACATTTCCTAGTTTGGACATAGCATTTATCTAGTTTTAACTGTTTATCTtcagaaatcaaagaagaggaGTAGAATATAAGGCAGACGTGATGAATATAAGAACTCACCTATCTTGCATAGCCTTGGAAGCTCTCAACTGATCTCTGCGAACAAGCAAATGAACATGACGGGCATATTTCGTGAGATACAAGGCTTCCTCTGTAGCCGTATCTCCTCCTCCAACCACGGCAAGTACTTGCCCCTTAAATAAAGGCGAAGCTCCATCACAGATAGCACAAGCACTTATCCCCCTACTCCAGAATTCTTCCTCTCGAGGTAACCTTAACCTCCTTGCTGTAGCGCCAGTGGCATATATAATACTATGGCACTTGACCtataaaaaatggaaacatcAGAAGAGAGCtgaagccaaaaaaaaaaaactatttagaatttgaaaaagaaatagtgagaaaacaaagaaagataatcACCTTACGTTCACTAGTTTGCACAGTAAAAGGAGCAGTTGTGACACTAAGAGATTCAACATCTTCTGGATACAACTCTGCTCCCCACCTCTCTGCTTGCTTTCTCATTCTACAATTTTCACACAATAAATAATTGCATCAGAAACATATAAGAAACGCCACAAACTAACAAAAGAATCAGACTATGTTATAGCTCACTTCTCCATTAAATCGGGACCCGTGATACCGTCTGGGAATCCCGGAAAATTCTCAACTTCAGTAGTTGTCATCAACTGTCCACCGGGAACTCCGCCCATCTGATACCCTTCAAAAACCACCGGCTTCAAATTGGCGCGCGCTGCATATATCGCCGCCGTATAACCGGCGGGACCGGAGCCTATAATCACTACATTCTCGATAATCTCGCCTgcaattaattattaaaaaaccAACACAGAGCTCGATTACTTACACTGCCAAAAACCTtaagaaagaagcaaagaggAACTCCTCAAGTAcctcctgaagaagaagaagacggagaaTTGGCGGTGGCGGAGACTCTGAGGCGGAGGGAATCAGAAGAGCGAGTTCGGGTTGGTTGACGGAGGAGATAGGAGCCGCCGTGACGTGtggtagtagtagtagtgagaaagaagagatgaggaggaggagaaagagcGGATGAGGCGGCGGAGACACGGTGAGGCGATGAGACGGAGGCAATACCGATGCCTATCTTGGGAGACGCagccatattttttttgattgCCTTACCTTTACCAGAGACCATACAATTGTCTCTTTGGCTTTgcagttaaaaaaaaacatcccGATTTTCTGTTGGCGACTGTGCCTCACGCGCCTCAGCATTATCTCTTTGCTTCCAAGTCCACAGGCTTAGATGATTTTCAGCCGTTGGATATATGTGATGAAGCGACTGAACGGTGGAGATGTGTTTTGACTGATTTTACTTCGTCTTTTCAACGGAGGGATAAGCCAAtcgctttttttttaagtggGAAAGATCGCCAAGAGTTTAAGTGGACGGACGACGCTTTTTATATTGGGCCATAAATGGGCCTGTTTTGGTACTGAATATTTAGTCACGACGAAGATTCTTAAACCCACCGGAAAATGGGCTAATCTGTGTGCGGATTGCTTCGCCAAAAAGTTAGTactaataatttataaagCATAACTAGCTAAATGCGAAGACTATATAGTTTACTTAGTTCTGAAGAGGTTGAAGTGGAAATGAAATGAACTAGGAGTTGGTGAGGGAAGGTGACAGactattttttcttaagtCAAAAAGTTAAGCTGACCAAAAAAGAGCAGCCCAATGAAAGCAAGGATCTTTATCTTTAGTCTAGTGTCTGAATTCCATGCACTTCCAATGTTTTAGTCAACAAAATGTACTTACATTTGATGACTTGATGTTGTATAGATTCGTTAGGAAGCCACATCACTAAACGTTAAGCATAACtttatggttaaaaaaaaaccccCCCACCGTGTTCTTACTTGTCATCCAAATTCGATCTGCCATTTGAAGTTTCCTAAGCTGTTCTTGATGACTATTCTTAAATTCGATGTTTATATCTTACCATCTAAATTAAGCCTTACAAGAGCTACATATCCAAGTAGTATATGCTGGAGTAGTTTTGTGATCCCTTAATCTTATTGTTCAACAAATAATTTCAACAGGACATATATATGGATCACTACTGTTAAAACGATATAGTAGAGCTTAAGCGTTAGGATTTGTATTATTagttgtctctctcttttacaGACGCGTGGAAGGTACGCGCCGTCATAGGAACATTGTCGGTAATCCCCTTCAAACACCAGTAGTCAGTAGATCGATGACTTGAATTACATCACTGTCCCCTACTTTGACCAATAGAGATCTAAAGGTTTCCTTTCTTGCATTATTGTGCTAAAACCGACATTTACTTAAGTTACTTGATTATgtcttggaaaaaaaaaaagattttaactttGGGAACTTTTATTCAACtgaaattttaaagaattatttaatttggaaTTCCTTCTATAAATTTACTGGCTTTTACCGTTATACGTTACcataaacttatatatatgatcaaattCGACCGTGATGAATGATCACTTTTTTAACTTTCCATTCAGATCAACTGAACCCCCttactttttctatatatactcttttaagcacttgtttatatattatcaaCAAATTAAGGTGTCGAAAGTAACATACAATTAGACAAAGCATGTATAGTCAAAAAGATAGATAGTcatcaattttgaaaaacGAGCAATTTACATGATcctacaaaacaacaaaactaactATATGAAATATCAAgtttataatcatttttaaaaataccatTACAAAAGATTTGtactttgaatataatttaacatgaAATTTAGAAAACGATCTGTTTAAGAATATAACTTCTGCTATGTGGTATTTTAACTGGTActttatagagaaaaaaagattggtAATTAATGTGATATTTTTGCAATCCATATTATATATTCGAGAGATTTTACTAATGATAGTACTTGATTAATCATTAGAGAAAACTAAATCTTACAAATATAGGTAGACATGATGAATAATATGCATGATTTGCGTTTCGTAAATTGATAGTACCACCTCACCTAAAGGGGGTCCAAACGAGTTGCTTCATATCACAATATCCAATTTTACCAACATACATTAATATATGTGTATTCACATATATACCTCgtgattaatattttttttaaaatcatttttcgtTTGTTTCCTATACGTCTAATCAAACACACACGTTAcaactaaaattatattgaCAATATAGCTCGGTTGGTAAAAGCAACGACTACTGCAGTTTCCCTGAAAAACTTAAGACCAGTACTAAATATCAACTATACAAATTAAGTTGATATCAGTTTTTTTGGGGGTAAAGTAATCCAATATCAttctaaaattaaaagcaaaatGTCGTTAGTTATACATGTTAGAGACGAGCGTTgtgtttgagaaaaaaaagagttatgtCGTATAGTGGATTCGACGTAAATATTATCGATGGTTGGTTTCAAACCTGAAAAATTACATGTCATATTGTCATCAAACATCGATTTTCAtttgatataagaaaaatatatttacaaacacaatcgtgtgtgtgtgtatgcaTCATGATTATATGCATGTTAGTGTTAGAGTTACATATTCTATAGAATATGTAAATAGTTAGAAGCGTACGTTCCTTGAAAATTGTTCAAAGTATttctattattgttttcttttgttaaagtatTTCTATTATTGTCTCAACCacctaattaaattaaataacgtctctatctctttctatGGAGTCGTGTTACGTCTTTCTAGTTTGAGATCTTCTActacttgttttcttcaagaataataattttcgTTTTATATATGGAAGATGCTGGTGAACATTTACGGTGTAACGATAACGTTAACGACGAGGAGCGTTTGCCATTGGAGTTTATGATCGGAAACTCAACATCCACGGCGGAGCTACAGCCGCCTCCACCGTTCTTGGTAAAGACATACAAAGTGGTGGAGGATCCGACGACGGACGGGGTTATATCTTGGAACGAATACGGAACTGGTTTCGTCGTGTGGCAGCCGGCAGAATTCGCTAGAGATCTGTTACCAACACTTTTCAAGCATTGCAACTTCTCTAGCTTCGTTCGCCAGCTCAATACTTACGTACGTATATATGCTTCACTGTTTCAATCAGTATTTTAAactatttgtgtttctttgagTTTACTAAGTGTATTTGCTTAATTAAAGGCATTAATGAGTgttgttacaaaaatattatagggTTTTCGAAAAGTAACGACGATAAGATGGGAATTTAGTAATGAGATGTTTCGAAAGGGGCAAAGAGAGCTTATGAGCAATATCCGAAGAAGGAAGAGCCAACATTGGTCACACAACAAGTCTAATCACCAGGTTGTACCAACAACAACGATGGTGAATCAAGAAGGTCATCAACGGATTGGGATTGATCATCACCATGAGGATCAACAGTCTTCCGCCACTTCATCCTCTTTCGTATACACTGCATTACTCGACGAAAACAAATGCTTGAAGAATGAAAACGAGTTATTAAGCTGCGAACTTGGGAAAACCAAGAAGAAATGCAAGCAGCTTATGGAGTTGGTGGAGAGATACagaggagaagacgaagatgcAACTGAtgaaagtgatgatgaagaagatgaagggCTTAAGTTGTTCGGAGTAAAACTTGAATGAAACTAGATTGCTAGATTGATATTCGTAATATACCAGTTTCTTCATATTCTTAGAAGTTTTGCATAACTATATATAGTACTCTTTTAAGACATGCAAGATCAGAACATATGTCCGAGAAATATCGGATTCTTTGCTGTATTGGTTAAGTCTCGTGTTCATAACATGGTACAtcgtgtgtatatatatagccaTTAACTAAGAGAACGTTTTCTCATGTATTTGCgaaatttaaaactattttgggTAGATGAGATGAGTTACATCTCACTTTGGGCTGTGGTCAGGATGATTTTGGTTATGTAAGCCGCGTTAATAATGGTATCACTAGCTGCAAAATGGTTGAATTTTGGTAAATCTCAACTCTCAACTTTCAACTCTCAAAGCAGGCCTAGAACTAGAAGTAAAAGATTGGCATTCTCTTATTTCGAATTTAGGCCAGAACATACGGCACATTAGGGTTTTTTCCAGATTTTTAGTTGATGGAAGATAAAATATGAGGCATCATGTATATAGACATTAAGACCACAGGTTTCTCATGTATATGTCATATTTACAACTATGTTGAGTACGCAGATGAGATTATAATAAGTGATCAGATCTCTCTTTGGGCTATGGTCACAAAGGGTTTTTGTTGTACAAGCCGCAATAATGGTTTCACTGGCTATGAGTTAGCTGCAAAATGATTGAATATGGTCTCAAGTGTGGATTGACTTATACTGTATTCAGCTATTCCCAGCCGATTCCTGCCATAGAATGAAGCAAATTTCTTTCCTCAGACTTACAAAGACTGATGTTGTGTGGATCATGGAGAAGAAACAGTTAAAAGAAGAATGTCTTACCGGTTTCTTTCAAGATGTCCAAAGGCATCCGCAAGTGACAATCCTCCTTCTCCAAATGGCAACTGCAACCCAAGAGAGACAAATATGGAGCACTAGTCCAAGAGTAATCTTAGAGCCAATAGATTTTGTGTTTAATAATTTACCTGGTACTTGATACTCAGTCCATTGCAGCTTTTGAATGTTGCACCGGGAAACGAAGATTGTATGAAAGAATCCAATGCTGAGAACTTTTCTTTGGTTAGCCACCACTCGGCAAATATTGGAAGTGGAATACCACCTGTTCAGCATCAAACggataaaacatatatttatgctACAAGTCGTGAAATAAGGCAAATCTAAAAAAGTATGTGACATGTGTGCTCCTACCATCTCGAAACAGCTGCTCTGATAACTGGTCATCGAATCGCACATCTTCCTCAGGCAATGGAGGTACCAGAGTACTCACTCTCTGCTCATTACCAAGAAACTTGGCAATCCTCTGTACCATTTCTGGTGACAAACTGATTTCTGATGCTGAAGCCGTATCAGGAGTAATCGAGTCAGAGACACCTATACAAACTTCGAGATCACCCAGTAAACTTCTAGGCTGCGTAGGAACGTTAAACAGCCACTGCTGAATTATTTGGCAAAAGTTCTCCAATTCCACATTGCTGACTTCATTGGGTTTGACCTAATTGGTAAGACAGCCAACATTACGCACAAGCTTTGAGAAATGATCCTTCCTAccattgaaacaaaacaccaTTGTAAAAAGGTACCTCTAACTCTAGGTGGTTTCCGTAGCGTGTCTTTAAGTGTTGTGGACTACCTATGCATCTTAGGCGGCCTCCTACCTGTAGTTTGAGGAGTATGGTTCTGTGAGGTGGAAAGATTTAAGGAACTAACGCCCTAAGGAGTTCAAAATGAGTTAAGAAAATACCATGATCCCGATCCTAGTGCAAAGTGCTTGAGCTTCATTCATGCTATGAGTAGTCAGAATGACCGCTGTCTTTCCACTCCTTGTCGACAAGCGGGATATCACATCCCACATGAATCTTTTGGCAACAGGATCCATACCTGAagcattaaaaacaaaaacacaaaaaacttTACCCAGTAGCTAAGAACTAGTGTAGAACAGAGATGAAGTCTTCGTTAGTGATTTTAAAGTCAAACTGGTCAGGCAAGTCAACCAAAATCTTGATTGGGTTATACCTGTAGATGGTTCATCGAGGATGACAATAGGAGGATCTCCAATCATTGCAATAGCAACGGATAGTTTGCGCTTGTTTCCGCCACTAAGAGTGAACGATGGCTTGTGAGAATGTTTCAACAAGTCAAACTCGACTAACTTTTCCGTAACCACCTGTTATCAGATAACACATATCAGACAATGTCCAATTAGGAACTTCCACTAGTTAGATTTATGCCTAATAGTAAGGTTGtgattttgaatatatttttaatttatcctAGACGGTAGAGAAAGATGATTTGTTCAAATGTTATGTAGGTATTTAACTTAGCCAAACACCTATACTTCTATTGGGGAATCACAGAACTCATTAAGGCGTGTAAGCAAGCATTAAACGTACCACTTACATTATCAATTCTATGATCAACTACTCCTTTGATCCTTGCATAAAGTTCAAGGTGCTCCTTCACAGTCAAATACTCGAATAAAGCATCGAACTGGGGGCAGTAGCCAATCTGAGtaggaaacaaaatatttctttaaacATTCAATGTTGATTCAATGAATTGGTAAAGTCAATGAATTGACATACATGCTGACGAATAGCTTTGGGACTCGCTACTATGTCTTTGCCAAAGATGAAGGCAGTTCCACTAGTTGGAGTTTCTTCTCCTGTTACACCCAAAGAAGTGAGAATAGTCAACGCTATTGCTTCAGAAGTTGAAGTTGTTTATTTGGGGGTTACAAAGTATTTAAGATAACAGCTCGGAATAGTTTCCAAATACCAAAGACGCACAACATACCAGATAACATAGACAAGGTAGTAGTCTTCCCAGCTCCATTCGTCCCTAGAAAGCCAAAACATTCTCCTGCTTGGACTGAGAAAGTCAAAGACTGTACAGCTACTTTTGGGCCGTGATGTTTGTCACCAGGATAGACCTGAAcagtagtattttaggataaAAAGAGAGGAGAATCTCTGTTAACGCTTGGGTAAAAAGAGCAGGCTTCAATACCTTCCTCAGGTTCTGTAAGTAGAGCATCGTGTTGTCTGACAACCCCGAAATCACCCTGTCTCTTTCCTCTTGCACGTCTATGTCATCTTCCATATCAGTGGAAATGGCTCCAGTCGAATCCTTGAGAAGTGGCTCTGTAGAACTAGAACCAGCACCTTGCTTGAAAGCCTTCAAATTCTGCCACCACTCCCCAATTGAGAACGACATCACTTTTTGGACAGGCATGAGCTCAAGCCCAAGCGTCACAAGGAAGTAGAATATACTCTGTCATATATGAGTTCAGTCAGACGAGATGCCCCTATAGTATATATTAACGATAATTTTGTGTCTATCCCATGAAAAAATGACAATAGTAGCATAGAGTAGCGACAATATTCCAACTTTTAAATTcacaaatatgaaaatcatTGACACTTAATGGTGGATCTATTTCTCAGGTTTTCAAAGGAGtaggaacaaaaaaaggtgAAGAACAGGGAAGACTCTAACCTCCAAACCCAGGTAACAGATGGACGCTCCAGTGACGTTCCATTCAAACACCCCATGACTAGATTTGTCTTTCATCCCCTGCCTTAGAAGCGCTAATGAAGCCAATCCATCAGAGAAGCAAAATCCTGGTGATAATCTGAAGAAGTTCTGTAAAGCATAACGAAAAAGAATCAGTTCCTAGTCTTTTCAAGGCTCACCGAGGTCAGAAAATCAGAAGATTCCACACCTTTAGATATGAATTTGCACTAGCAGTCGCTGGAATAAGGCCCATGACAAATGAGATAACCATAAGGATAAGACCAGAGAAGAAGTGGACCATAAGAATAACATTCTGCGATTACAACAAAGTCATCTATCCATCAGTAAAGATCATCTAACAGTATGAAGTAActgaggaaaaagaaaaaacaaataacgaTATGGGTAAAAGCACAGAGTAGCTAGAAGTTGCCTGAGCCATGCTATGCTCggtgaagaaaaatgtaagaCAGTACGTTGATGATGCAATTGCCAAGCCATACTCCAGGAGCATAAGGACAGTCGGAAGAAACCGACCTATTCCGATAAATTGTTCCAGACCTAAGGAAAGAAATCAATCATTTCAGTAAGTTTATAGCAAACTAGCAAAGTACAGTGAATTAGAAGTCCAAATGCAAATGGAAATCAAAAACTAACTTACCAAAAGCGTAGAAAAGGATTATTGCAAATGTTGACGGAAATAAGAAACTGATGAAATCCCATACGTACGTTGATAACCAGTATGAAAGAACAGAAACCTGCAGCCATAAGAGATCATGAGGCCAAATTTACAGGATTAATAGTAAGAATCTGGGACTGATGCTATGCTTGTTTTTGGTTCTCCAGAAGTTTTCCAGAGAAAACTTACCCCACTAATAAGCTGTTGATGCTTTGCTTTCACCTCCCGCTcctgaataaaataaaatactatattcagaaaaaatacTGGAAAGGTAgcactaaacaaaaaacttatgCCAAAATAACTTGAGGTTTGACCTTACATACAGGATACATACCTTAACAATGGGAACAGCAAAGGAGGCCGGGATGAACGAGAACGCAATGTTAACAATAATTGCAGCGGAAAAAGCATCCAAATCctacaatgaaaagaaataagatCAAAACTACTAATATCgtgacattttgtttttacgaataaaacaattttgagaGGATGAGACAGGGACTAGAATCTGATCTTTTGTGTCCGAGGAAAAATAAGGTAGACACGTGTCAGTTTTTGCTACAGGCTGTTACATTGGTTCACATATACTGACAATCAGTTTGAGGGATCCCATCAACTCTAACTTATCCTTAACCCTCAAACTGAACATAATTTCAATAAAGTAATACCATTGTCTATTAATACCACAGAAAGGGAACTActccaaaaagaaagacataCATGACGCTGTATGCGCTGAGTTTTTGTAGGGGGCAAAGGATGGTTTCGGGTTTGAATGGTCATATTCTTGTTACCCGTAGCAAGTCGGAGAATCGCAGCATGCATAACATTGATGTAGATTGGACCAGCATGCTGACAAGTACCGTTGTGTAACACGGTGTATCCTAAACTCCCATCTGGATGCTGGCCATCCATTAAAATTGACCCATACCTAAAGACACTCACGGGTAGCAATTAGCAAAGTCAGTACATAAAATAGTACACTGTAACATTCTCAAAGAGGTCACCAACGTAGGAAATGCAACAAAGTAAATGTTTTGTCTAACTCAATGAACTCTTTGATTAATAACAGTGTAAGGCATGTCCCGcagaataaaacaaaatgttcaCTTAGATATTACGAAACAAGAAACTCATAAATAGCTTTGAAAGCGGAAATGTCTTCGACCCATGCATCTTTCAGATTGGCAGAAATTGATGCGACATAAAGGGCCCTCCAAATTTAAACTGACATAGTTCTGGGAGCAGCTATTTAAATGCATACGTTACATGAATCATGAGAACTTAAGCCTTCACGACTAGCAACAAACAGGGGAACATAATACTTGTGAAGGCAACAATATCTGGAGCATATGGATTATTTAGCGTAACTCACAAAAGATAACAAAGCATGAATCTGCTGGTGACCTATACATACCTTGACTGGTAGGACTGATCAAAACTAGACATCAGAAATTCGCTCATTGAAAGTAGAGTAGGCCCCAACGTGGGACCTGCTGCATCAATTGCATCAGCCAGTGCCTCTTTTGGATTAGGAAATTTATATGAAGTATTCCTCAAGGGCTGAATCCAGCCTCCTTCGATATATTGTGCAACCTAAATGgccaaaaaaattgatacaaacAATGTTTGGTAAGGTGAATTCAACCATAGTGCACTGTGATCAAAATCATGTAAGCATAAAATTTAACCAGTGAATGTGTAACAGAACTACTGCTTTTATAAAACCCTGGGTCAATTGTTGACAGCTGCATAAGAGCAAACCCTCTACATCCAGTAACTCAAATAATGAAATGAATACGTCACCAAgcaattagtttttttatgcACGTGTAGAAGTTAAGAGGTGAAATGAATTTTGATATACCAGGATTAATGTGATAGTTACTAGAGCGAGTAATATAAGATGCCACCTAATTGTATTTAAACTGCCAGTACATGCATCCAGAGAtatcacaaaatataaatgatacTCAACAGACCTCTTTGGCAATTGGCACAGACAGATCAAAAGGAATCGGGCCACCACCACCCTTTCCGCTCAGCAGAGGATTAAAATATGCAGTTGTCAAAGTTATGGATTTTTGATCAGGATGTGGCTTGagctgaagaaaaagaagg
It encodes the following:
- the ABCA1 gene encoding ATP-binding cassette A1 (ATP-binding cassette A1 (ABCA1); FUNCTIONS IN: ATPase activity, coupled to transmembrane movement of substances, amino acid transmembrane transporter activity; LOCATED IN: plasma membrane; EXPRESSED IN: 24 plant structures; EXPRESSED DURING: 15 growth stages; CONTAINS InterPro DOMAIN/s: ATPase, AAA+ type, core (InterPro:IPR003593), ABC transporter-like (InterPro:IPR003439), ABC transporter, conserved site (InterPro:IPR017871); BEST Arabidopsis thaliana protein match is: ATP-binding cassette A2 (TAIR:AT3G47730.1); Has 35333 Blast hits to 34131 proteins in 2444 species: Archae - 798; Bacteria - 22429; Metazoa - 974; Fungi - 991; Plants - 531; Viruses - 0; Other Eukaryotes - 9610 (source: NCBI BLink).): MQFLFLKFRIVDQILLLSLIHWQILLPTIVMLLLIAVRTRVDTTIHPAHSNIDKDTVVEVGKGNSPSFPEVLKLLLAEGDFLAFAPDTDETNNMIDILSLKFPELRLVTKIFKDDIELETYITSAHYGVCSEVRNCSNPKIKGAVVFHEQGPHLFDYSIRLNHTWAFAGFPNVKSIMDTNGPYINDLEMGINTIPTMQYSFSGFLTLQQVVDSFIIFASQQNNDLPLSHSNLSSALRFELPWTLFSPSVIRMVPFPTREYTDDEFQSIVKSVMGLFLFKYSDKTLVFTYFFLFGLSAIMLSFMISTFFTRAKTAVAVGTLTFLGAFFPYYTVNDESVSMVLKVVASLLSPTAFALGSINFADYERAHVGLRWSNIWRASSGVSFFVCLLMMLLDSILYCALGLYLDKVLPRENGVRYPWNFIFSKYFGRKKNNLQNRIPGFETDMFPADIEVNQGEPFDPVFESISLEMRQQELDGRCIQVRNLHKVYASRRGNCCAVNSLQLTLYENQILSLLGHNGAGKSTTISMLVGLLPPTSGDALILGNSIITNMDEIRKELGVCPQHDILFPELTVREHLEMFAVLKGVEEGSLKSTVVDMAEEVGLSDKINTLVRALSGGMKRKLSLGIALIGNSKVIILDEPTSGMDPYSMRLTWQLIKKIKKGRIILLTTHSMDEAEELGDRIGIMANGSLKCCGSSIFLKHHYGVGYTLTLVKTSPTVSVAAHIVHRHIPSATCVSEVGNEISFKLPLASLPCFENMFREIESCMKNSDSDYPGIQSYGISVTTLEEVFLRVAGCNLDIEDKQEDIFVSPDTKSSLVCIGSNQKSSMQPKLLASCNDGAGVIITSVAKAFRLIVAAVWTLIGFISIQCCGCSIISRSMFWRHCKALFIKRARSACRDRKTVAFQFIIPAVFLLFGLLFLQLKPHPDQKSITLTTAYFNPLLSGKGGGGPIPFDLSVPIAKEVAQYIEGGWIQPLRNTSYKFPNPKEALADAIDAAGPTLGPTLLSMSEFLMSSFDQSYQSSREGLSSHDSCNHPDGSLGYTVLHNGTCQHAGPIYINVMHAAILRLATGNKNMTIQTRNHPLPPTKTQRIQRHDLDAFSAAIIVNIAFSFIPASFAVPIVKEREVKAKHQQLISGVSVLSYWLSTYVWDFISFLFPSTFAIILFYAFGLEQFIGIGRFLPTVLMLLEYGLAIASSTYCLTFFFTEHSMAQATSSYSVLLPISLFVFSFSSNVILMVHFFSGLILMVISFVMGLIPATASANSYLKELILFRYALQNFFRLSPGFCFSDGLASLALLRQGMKDKSSHGVFEWNVTGASICYLGLEVRLEYCRYSMLLLSFFHGIDTKLSLIYTIGASRLTELIYDRVYSTSFSTEPLLKDSTGAISTDMEDDIDVQEERDRVISGLSDNTMLYLQNLRKVYPGDKHHGPKVAVQSLTFSVQAGECFGFLGTNGAGKTTTLSMLSGEETPTSGTAFIFGKDIVASPKAIRQHIGYCPQFDALFEYLTVKEHLELYARIKGVVDHRIDNVVTEKLVEFDLLKHSHKPSFTLSGGNKRKLSVAIAMIGDPPIVILDEPSTGMDPVAKRFMWDVISRLSTRSGKTAVILTTHSMNEAQALCTRIGIMVGGRLRCIGSPQHLKTRYGNHLELEVPFYNGVKPNEVSNVELENFCQIIQQWLFNVPTQPRSLLGDLEVCIGVSDSITPDTASASEISLSPEMVQRIAKFLGNEQRVSTLVPPLPEEDVRFDDQLSEQLFRDGGIPLPIFAEWWLTKEKFSALDSFIQSSFPGATFKSCNGLSIKYQLPFGEGGLSLADAFGHLERNRNRLGIAEYSISQSTLETIFNHFAANS